One part of the Dermacentor andersoni chromosome 2, qqDerAnde1_hic_scaffold, whole genome shotgun sequence genome encodes these proteins:
- the mRpS7 gene encoding small ribosomal subunit protein uS7m, with protein MAASVCGSMLRTGSVVSRKLCPVYATQVRTTVYDKNYVEPFIGKKKLEELEASGEAEDFKFVPVKAALSDVSTSVFYDATLNKFINMLMREGKKALAKENVERGLFNVKRIQLAKYNRTTDEESKSKIECNPVTILHKALENCRPVVELSPIKRGGITYQVPVPMTQNRSRFLCMKWMIDAVNDKDPKVRFYDQLAKELLDAYNNQGRVVKKKHELHKQCEANKAYAHYRWS; from the coding sequence ATGGCCGCTTCCGTCTGTGGAAGCATGCTTCGCACTGGAAGTGTCGTTTCTCGCAAATTGTGCCCAGTTTATGCTACTCAAGTGCGGACTACAGTTTATGACAAAAATTATGTAGAGCCATTCATCGGCAAGAAGAAACTGGAGGAACTGGAAGCATCAGGGGAAGCGGAAGATTTCAAGTTCGTGCCTGTCAAGGCAGCGTTGAGCGATGTGTCGACTTCGGTATTTTATGACGCTACGCTCAACAAGTTCATAAACATGTTGATGCGCGAAGGCAAGAAAGCACTCGCAAAAGAGAACGTTGAACGAGGACTGTTCAATGTGAAGCGGATCCAGCTCGCGAAGTACAACCGCACCACTGATGAGGAGTCGAAAAGTAAGATCGAGTGCAACCCTGTAACTATCCTGCACAAGGCCTTAGAAAACTGCCGCCCAGTAGTGGAACTAAGCCCGATCAAGCGAGGTGGCATCACTTACCAAGTACCTGTGCCCATGACACAGAACAGGTCTCGTTTTCTTTGCATGAAGTGGATGATCGACGCTGTCAACGACAAGGACCCTAAAGTGAGGTTCTATGATCAGCTCGCCAAAGAACTGCTGGATGCGTACAACAACCAGGGACGTGTCGTCAAAAAGAAGCACGAGCTACACAAGCAGTGTGAAGCCAACAAAGCTTATGCCCATTATAGATGGTCGTAA